In Elephas maximus indicus isolate mEleMax1 chromosome 7, mEleMax1 primary haplotype, whole genome shotgun sequence, the following proteins share a genomic window:
- the PPP2R5B gene encoding serine/threonine-protein phosphatase 2A 56 kDa regulatory subunit beta isoform yields the protein METKLPPASTPTSPSSPGLSPVPPPDKVDGFSRRSLRRARPRRSHSSSQFRYQSNQQELTPLPLLKDVPASELHELLSRKLAQCGVVFDFLDCVADLKGKEVKRAALNELVECVGSTRGVLIEPVYPDIIRMISVNIFRTLPPSENPEFDPEEDEPNLEPSWPHLQLVYEFFLRFLESPDFQPSVAKRYVDQKFVLMLLELFDSEDPREREYLKTILHRVYGKFLGLRAYIRKQCNHIFLRFIYEIEHFNGVAELLEILGSIINGFALPLKTEHKQFLVRVLIPLHSVKSLSVFHAQLAYCVVQFLEKDATLTEHVIRGLLKYWPKTCTQKEVMFLGEMEEILDVIEPSQFVKIQEPLFKQVARCVSSPHFQVAERALYFWNNEYILSLIEDNCHTVLPAVFGTLYQVSKEHWNQTIVSLIYNVLKTFMEMNGKLFDELTASYKLEKQQEQQKARERQELWQGLEELRLRRLQGTQGAKEAPLQRLTPQVAASGGQS from the exons ATGGAGACGAAGCTGCCCCCTGCGAGCACCCCCACCAGCCCCTCGTCCCCGGGGCTGTCGCCTGTGCCCCCACCCGACAAGGTGGATGGCTTCTCGCGCCGCTCCCTGCGCAGGGCCCGGCCCAGGCGCTCCCACAGCTCTTCTCAGTTCCGCTATCAGAGCAACCAGCAAGAGCTCACGCCACTGCCCCTGCTCAAAG ATGTGCCGGCCTCGGAGCTGCACGAGTTGCTCAGCCGCAAGCTGGCCCAGTGCGGGGTGGTGTTTGACTTCCTGGACTGTGTGGCTGACCTGAAGGGAAAGGAGGTAAAGCGGGCGGCCCTCAACGAGCTGGTGGAGTGCGTGGGGAGCACACGGGGCGTCCTCATCGAGCCTGTGTACCCAGACATCATCCGCATG ATCTCAGTGAATATCTTCCGGACCTTGCCGCCCAGTGAAAACCCTGAATTTGACCCTGAAGAGGATGAGCCCAACCTCGAGCCTTCGTGGCCACATCTGCAG CTGGTTTATGAGTTTTTCCTGCGTTTCCTGGAGAGCCCAGATTTTCAGCCCTCTGTGGCCAAGAGATATGTGGATCAGAAGTTTGTCCTGATG CTCCTGGAGCTGTTTGATAGCGAGGACCCGCGGGAGCGTGAGTACCTGAAGACCATCCTGCACCGGGTCTATGGCAAGTTCCTGGGGCTGCGGGCCTACATCCGCAAACAATGCAACCACATCTTCCTGCG GTTTATCTACGAGATCGAGCACTTCAATGGTGTGGCTGAGCTGCTGGAGATCCTGGGAAG CATCATCAATGGCTTTGCGCTGCCCCTGAAGACCGAGCACAAGCAGTTCCTGGTCCGGGTCCTGATCCCCCTGCACTCTGTCAAGTCGCTGTCTGTCTTTCACGCCCAG CTGGCATACTGTGTGgttcagttcctagagaaggatgCCACCCTGACAGAGCAC GTGATCCGGGGGTTGCTCAAGTATTGGCCCAAAACCTGCACCCAGAAGGAG GTGATGTTTCTGGGGGAGATGGAAGAGATTCTCGATGTCATTGAGCCCTCCCAGTTCGTGAAGATCCAGGAGCCCCTCTTCAAGCAGGTGGCTCGCTGTGTCTCCAGCCCCCATTTCCAG GTTGCAGAGCGGGCTCTGTACTTCTGGAACAACGAGTATATCCTGAGCCTCATTGAGGACAACTGCCACACTGTGCTGCCTGCTGTGTTTGGGACCCTCTAccaggtctccaaggagcactggaATCA AACCATCGTCTCTCTGATCTACAATGTACTCAAGACCTTCATGGAAATGAATGGGAAATTATTCGATGAGCTCACAGCCTCCTACAAGCTGGAAAAGCAGCA ggagcagcagaaggcccGTGAGCGCCAGGAGCTGTGGCAAGGCCTGGAGGAGCTACGGCTACGCCGGTTACAGGGGACCCAGGGGGCTAAGGAGGCCCCCCTCCAGCGGCTTACGCCCCAGGTGGCTGCCAGTGGGGGTCAGAGCTAG
- the GPHA2 gene encoding glycoprotein hormone alpha-2, with translation MLEGSRDEWEAVGSHLDRKEVQAAEHSEDTWEKASLSQVQADLPTVLQVPMASPQTLLLCLLVLAVTEGWAGAASIPGCHLHPFNVTVRSDHQGTCQGSHVAQACVGHCESSAFPSRHSVLVASGYRHNITSVSQCCTISGLKKVKVQLQCAGGQQEGFEIFTARACQCDMCRLSRY, from the exons ATGCTGGAGGGCTCCCGGGATGAGTGGGAGGCTGTGG GCAGCCACCTGGACAGAAAGGAGGTCCAGGCAGCAGAGCACTCTGAGGACACCTGGGAGAAGGCCAGCCTCTCCCAG GTACAGGCAGATCTCCCCACTGTGCTGCAGGTGCCCATGGCGTCTCCCCAAACCCTACTCCTCTGCCTGCTGGTCCTGGCAGTCACTGAAGGCTGGGCTGGGGCAGCCTCCATCCCAGGCTGCCACCTGCACC CCTTCAATGTGACAGTGCGAAGTGATCACCAAGGCACCTGCCAGGGCTCCCACGTGGCGCAGGCCTGTGTCGGCCACTGTGAGTCCAGTGCCTTCCCCTCCCGGCACTCCGTGCTGGTGGCCAGTGGCTATCGCCACAACATCACCTCTGTCTCGCAGTGCTGCACCATCAGCGGCCTGAAGAAG GTGAAGGTGCAGCTGCAGTGTGCAGGTGGCCAACAGGAGGGCTTCGAGATCTTCACGGCCAGGGCCTGTCAGTGCGACATGTGCCGCCTCTCCCGCTACTAG